Sequence from the Brassica oleracea var. oleracea cultivar TO1000 unplaced genomic scaffold, BOL UnpScaffold04384, whole genome shotgun sequence genome:
ACAAAAGAGAGTTTGATCATGAGAGAACACAGAACATGTGAGTACAGACTGTAATCATCTCCCTCAGTCAATGCTTCTTTTTTGAGTTTCCTCTATCCCTTGCGCGTAAGAAAATTGCAAAAAGCTCATTAGCCCATAAGACAAACCTTGTAGGGTTACAAAGACACAAAGACATGCACACACAAAACAGAATGATTCAGGAGACTCACCAGACTGTAGTTTCTTGAGGGAGATTCTTGCTGTACAATGGAAACTCAAAGAGAAAGACTGTTTTGCACCACCTTGGTAAGTACCCGTACACTCCTCGCGGTAACAGAATCAGGGGACTGTAAAACCAACAATATCCAAAGATTCAAAAACTGAAAGAGCAAACACTTGACTCTTAATTCTAATACTACACATATCAAGGGCCATTAATGGGGTTAAAAGAGCTCGTATGATACCTGGTTGTCTTCTTATAGTGTCTATAAGCTCCCAAGTTACCGTACTTTTTGTC
This genomic interval carries:
- the LOC106321976 gene encoding uncharacterized protein LOC106321976 isoform X1, yielding MEEGDYEFQMLLWWGIYVASLPVLKGAEYLVIVGPIFLTLLLFFVSGIPLLEESADKKYGNLGAYRHYKKTTSPLILLPRGVYGYLPRWCKTVFLFEFPLYSKNLPQETTVWDRGNSKKKH
- the LOC106321976 gene encoding uncharacterized protein LOC106321976 isoform X2, with protein sequence MEEGDYEFQMLLWWGIYVASLPVLKGAEYLVIVGPIFLTLLLFFVSGIPLLEESADKKYGNLGAYRHYKKTTSPLILLPRGVYGYLPRWCKTVFLFEFPLYSKNLPQETTV